A genome region from Phalacrocorax carbo chromosome 27, bPhaCar2.1, whole genome shotgun sequence includes the following:
- the COL2A1 gene encoding collagen alpha-1(II) chain isoform X1, whose translation MPGRRPLRLAAALASLLLAAVAAQDRDLPEAGSCLQDGQSYSDKDVWKPEPCRICVCDTGTVLCDEIICEELRDCPSPEIPFGECCPICPTDQPSGQPGPKGQKGEPGDIKDVVGPRGPPGPQGPAGEQGQRGDRGEKGEKGAPGPRGRDGEPGTPGNPGPPGPPGPPGPPGLGGNFAAQMAGGFDEKAGGAQMGVMQGPMGPMGPRGPPGPSGAPGPQGFQGNPGEPGEPGAAGPMGPRGPPGPPGKPGDDGETGKPGKSGERGPPGPQGARGFPGTPGLPGVKGHRGYPGLDGAKGEAGAPGAKGESGSPGENGSPGPMGPRGLPGERGRPGPSGAAGARGNDGLPGPAGPPGPVGPAGAPGFPGAPGSKGEAGPTGARGPEGAQGPRGESGTPGSPGPAGAPGNPGTDGIPGAKGSAGAPGIAGAPGFPGPRGPPGPQGATGPLGPKGQTGEPGIAGFKGEQGPKGETGPAGPQGAPGPAGEEGKRGARGEPGAAGPVGPPGERGAPGNRGFPGQDGLAGPKGAPGERGPAGLAGPKGATGDPGRPGEPGLPGARGLTGRPGDAGPQGKVGPTGAPGEDGRPGPPGPQGARGQPGVMGFPGPKGANGEPGKAGEKGLPGAPGLRGLPGKDGETGAAGPPGPAGPAGERGEQGAPGPSGFQGLPGPPGPPGESGKPGDQGVPGEAGAPGLVGPRGERGFPGERGSPGAQGLQGPRGLPGTPGTDGPKGATGPAGPNGAQGPPGLQGMPGERGAAGIAGPKGDRGDVGEKGPEGAPGKDGARGLTGPIGPPGPAGPNGEKGESGPPGPSGAAGARGAPGERGEPGAPGPAGFAGPPGADGQPGAKGEQGEPGQKGDAGAPGPQGPSGAPGPQGPTGVTGPKGARGAQGPPGATGFPGAAGRVGPPGPNGNPGPPGPPGSAGKDGPKGARGDAGPPGRAGDPGLQGPAGPPGEKGEPGEDGPAGPDGPPGPQGLAGQRGIVGLPGQRGERGFPGLPGPSGEPGKQGAPGSAGDRGPPGPVGPPGLTGPAGEPGREGNPGSDGPPGRDGAAGVKGDRGETGPVGAPGAPGAPGAPGPVGPTGKQGDRGETGAQGPMGPAGPAGARGMPGPQGPRGDKGETGEAGERGLKGHRGFTGLQGLPGPPGPSGDQGAAGPAGPSGPRGPPGPVGPSGKDGSNGMPGPIGPPGPRGRSGEPGPAGPPGNPGPPGPPGPPGTGIDMSAFAGLGQTEKGPDPIRYMRADEAAGSLRQHDVEVDATLKSLNNQIESIRSPEGSKKNPARTCRDIKLCHPEWKSGDYWIDPNQGCTLDAIKVFCNMETGETCVYPNPSSIPKKNWWTSKTKDKKHVWFAETINGGFHFSYGDEDLAPNTANIQMTFLRLLSTEGSQNVTYHCKNSIAYMDEETGNLKKAILIQGSNDVEIRAEGNSRFTYSVLEDGCTKHTGKWGKTVIEYRSQKTSRLPIVDIAPMDIGGADQEFGVDIGPVCFL comes from the exons AtgcccggccgccgcccgctccgccTCGCCGCCGCCCTCGCCAGCCTCCTCCTCGCCGCCGTCGCCGCGCAGGACCGAGACCTCC CCgaagcaggcagctgcctgcaggacgGGCAGAGCTATAGCGATAAGGACGTGTGGAAGCCGGAGCCGTGCCGTATCTGCGTGTGCGACACGGGGACCGTCCTCTGCGACGAGATCATCTGCGAGGAGCTGCGGGATTGTCCCAGCCCCGAAATCCCCTTCGGAGAGTGCTGCCCCATATGCCCCACTGACCAACCCAGCG GGCAACCTGGCCCCAAG GGACAGAAGGGCGAACCTGGTGACATTAAAGAT gTCGTAGGACCCCGAGGGCCTCCGGGACCACAG GGCCCGGCAGGCGAGCAGGGACAACGAGGGGACCGTGGTGAGAAGGGGGAGAAG ggTGCTCCTGGCCCCCGGGGCAGGGATGGAGAACCCGGCACCCCTGGAAATCCCggcccccctggcccccctgGCCCTCCCGGCCCCCCTGGCCTCGGTGGG AACTTCGCGGCTCAGATGGCGGGGGGCTTCGACGAGAAGGCTGGAGGCGCGCAGATGGGCGTCATGCAGGGCCCCATG ggCCCCATGGGACCCCGTGGCCCCCCCGGACCTTCCGGTGCTCCC GGTCCCCAAGGATTTCAAGGCAACCCCGGCGAGCCCGGCGAGCCCGGTGCTGCT GGTCCGATGGGTCCCCGGGGACCACCGGGACCACCCGGGAAACCCGGCGACGAT GGCGAGACTGGCAAACCTGGTAAATCTGGCGAgcgcggcccccccggcccccag GGTGCTCGTGGCTTCCCCGGGACCCCCGGTCTCCCTGGAGTGAAAGGCCACCGG GGCTATCCCGGCTTGGACGGCGccaagggagaggcaggggctCCTGGAGCCAAG GGTGAATCCGGCTCACCTGGCGAGAACGGCTCCCCCGGCCCCATG GGTCCCCGTGGGCTGCCTGGAGAGAGAGGACGTCCCGGCCCCTCCGGCGCTGCG GGTGCACGTGGCAACGATGGTCTCCCCGGCCCAGCTGGACCCCCT GGACCTGTCGGCCCAGCTGGAGCCCCCGGCTTCCCCGGTGCCCCCGGCTCGAAG GGTGAAGCTGGTCCCACTGGCGCACGAGGTCCCGAGGGTGCCCAGGGTCCCCGCGGCGAATCCGGCACCCCCGGCTCTCCTGGCCCTGCCGGCGCCCCT GGTAACCCAGGGACTGACGGCATCCCCGGTGCGAAGGGCTCAGCG GGCGCCCCAGGCATCGCTGGTGCTCCAGGCTTCCCTGGCCCCCGTGGACCACCCGGACCCCAGGGTGCCACCGGCCCGCTGGGACCCAAGGGACAGACG GGAGAACCCGGCATCGCAGGCTTCAAAGGCGAACAGGGACCGAAGGGCGAGACG ggACCCGCAGGACCCCAAGGTGCCCCCGGGCCGGCTGGCGAGGAAGGCAAGAGAGGAGCCCGTGGTGAACCCGGAGCTGCCGGCCCTGTGGGACCACCTGGAGAGAGG GGTGCTCCCGGCAATCGTGGCTTCCCTGGACAGGATGGGCTGGCTGGACCGAAG GGTGCTCCAGGCGAGCGTGGCCCCGCCGGCCTCGCGGGTCCCAAGGGAGCCACCGGCGACCCTGGGCGCCCCGGAGAGCCCGGGCTGCCCGGAGCCAGG GGTCTCACCGGCCGCCCAGGTGATGCTGGTCCTCAAGGCAAAGTCGGCCCAACC GGCGCTCCCGGCGAGGACGGacgccccggcccccccggcccgcaGGGAGCTCGTGGCCAGCCTGGCGTGATGGGTTTCCCCGGTCCCAAAGGTGCTAAT GGCGAGCCTGGAAAGGCTGGTGAGAAAGGACTCCCCGGTGCTCCAGGGCTGCGG GGTCTCCCTGGCAAGGACGGTGAGACAGGAGCTGCCGGCCCCCCGGGACCTGCC GGTCCTGCGGGCGAGAGGGGAGAACAAGGAGCTCCCGGTCCCTCCGGCTTCCAG GGCCTGCCCGGGCCACCAGGTCCCCCCGGCGAGAGCGGCAAACCCGGAGATCAG GGTGTTCCCGGAGAAGCCGGTGCCCCCGGTCTCGTTGGTCCCAGA ggtgaACGTGGCTTCCCCGGTGAACGTGGCTCTCCCGGCGCACAAGGGCTGCAAGGTCCCCGCGGTCTCCCCGGCACACCGGGCACCGACGGACCCAAG GGTGCAACCGGACCGGCTGGCCCCAACGGCGCCCAGGGTCCCCCAGGGCTGCAAGGAATGCCCGGTGAGAGAGGAGCAGCTGGCATTGCCGGTCCCAAGGGAGACCGG GGAGACGTCGGAGAGAAGGGCCCTGAGGGAGCACCTGGAAAGGACGGTGCACGC GGTCTGACGGGTCCCATCGGTCCCCCCGGCCCTGCTGGCCCCAACGGCGAGAAG ggtgAATCCGGCCCCCCTGGTCCATCCGGCGCTGCCGGTGCCCGCGGTGCCCCC GGCGAGCGCGGTGAGCCCGGTGCCCCCGGTCCTGCTGGATTTGCTGGCCCCCCG GGCGCCGACGGGCAACCTGGTGCCAAAGGCGAACAAGGAGAGCCCGGACAGAAGGGTGACGCCGGCGCTCCTGGTCCCCAAGGTCCCTCTGGCGCACCTGGCCCGCAG GGTCCAACTGGTGTAACTGGTCCCAAAGGAGCTCGGGGTGCTCAGGGTCCCCCT gGAGCCACCGGATTCCCCGGCGCCGCTGGCCGCGTGGGACCACCCGGCCCTAAC GGTAACCCAGGCCCCCCCGGTCCCCCCGGCTCTGCTGGCAAAGATGGTCCCAAGGGTGCTCGTGGTGATGCCGGTCCCCCGGGCCGTGCCGGTGACCCCGGTCTCCAAGGCCCTGCTGGCCCCCCTGGCGAGAAAGGTGAACCCGGCGAGGACGGCCCCGCg GGCCCTGACGGTCCCCCAGGTCCCCAAGGTTTGGCAGGACAGCGCGGCATCGTCGGTCTTCCCGGACAGCGTGGTGAGAGAGGCTTCCCTGGGCTGCCGGGGCCATCG GGCGAACCTGGGAAACAAGGAGCACCCGGCTCTGCTGGCGAccgcggcccccccggccccgtgGGTCCCCCTGGTCTGACGGGTCCCGCTGGTGAACCTGGGCGTGAG gGTAACCCCGGCTCTGATGGACCCCCCGGCCGAGACGGCGCAGCCGGCGTGAAG GGCGATCGTGGCGAGACCGGTCCCGTAGGTGCCCCCGGCGCTCCCGGTGCCCCCGGCGCTCCCGGCCCCGTCGGTCCCACCGGCAAACAAGGAGACAGAGGCGAGACG GGTGCACAAGGTCCCATGGGTCCTGCTGGTCCTGCTGGTGCTCGAGGCATGCCG GGTCCCCAAGGCCCTCGTGGTGACAAGGGTGAgacaggagaggctggagagaggGGCCTGAAGGGCCACCGTGGCTTCACTGGTCTGCAGGGTCTTCCCGGACCACCC GGTCCTTCTGGAGACCAAGGTGCTGCTGGTCCCGCGGGTCCCTCCGGTCCCAGG GGTCCCCCCGGCCCTGTCGGCCCCTCTGGCAAAGACGGCTCCAACGGCATGCCTGGCCCCATCGGTCCTCCCGGCCCCCGTGGAAGAAGTGGTGAACCAGGTCCTGCG GGTCCTCCCGGAAACCCAGGTCCCCCCGGTCCTCCTGGCCCCCCAGGCACTGGCATCGACATGTCAGCTTTCGCTGGCCTGGGTCAGACGGAGAAGGGTCCCGACCCCATCCGCTACATGCGGGCGGACGAGGCCGCCGGCAGCCTGCGGCAGCACGACGTCGAGGTGGACGCCACGCTCAAGTCCCTCAACAACCAGATTGAGAGCATCCGCAGCCCCGAGGGCTCCAAGAAGAACCCAGCCAGGACCTGCCGCGACATCAAGCTTTGCCATCCTGAGTGGAAGAGCG GAGATTACTGGATCGACCCGAACCAGGGCTGCACTTTGGACGCCATCAAAGTTTTCTGCAACATGGAGACGGGCGAGACCTGCGTCTACCCCAaccccagcagcatccccaaGAAGAACTGGTGGACCAGCAAGACCAAAGACAAGAAGCACGTCTGGTTCGCAGAGACCATCAACGGCGGTTTCCAC TTTAGCTACGGTGATGAAGATCTGGCTCCCAACACCGCCAACATCCAGATGACCTTCCTCCGCCTCCTGTCCACCGAAGGCTCCCAGAACGTCACTTACCATTGCAAGAACAGCATCGCCTACATGGACGAGGAGACGGGCAACCTGAAGAAAGCCATCCTCATCCAGGGATCCAACGACGTGGAGATCAGAGCCGAGGGCAACAGCAGGTTCACGTACAGCGTCTTGGAGGACGGTTGCACG AAACACACTGGCAAATGGGGCAAGACAGTCATCGAGTACCGATCGCAGAAGACCTCGCGCCTGCCCATTGTAGATATTGCACCTATGGACATTGGTGGAGCCGATCAGGAGTTTGGCGTGGATATTGGCCCAGTCTGCTTCTTGTAA